The window GTGGCGTGATCGCGACGGCGTCCAGTGGCAGATCGGATGGCTGCCCCTTGGCGGTTATGTACGGTTCGCCGGTGATGAGAACGCGGCAAGCGTTCCTGACCAGCAGGACCTCGCAAGCCTGCGCACCGCCATCGAGCGTCGGGAGGGGCAGGCAGCAGTCAGTCGCTATCTGCATTTTAAGCCGCTTTGGCAAAGAGCCTTTATTGTCGTGGCGGGGCCTCTGGCCAATTTCGTCCTGGCTATCGTGCTGTTCGCCGCTCTGCTCGGCGTGTTTGGCGAAACAGTGCGTCGCCCCGTCATCAGTGGCGTCAACGCCGGCAGCCCTGCAGCCGCCGCTGGCTTCCGCCAAGGCGACGTGATTCTTTCGGCCGACGGCCGCACGGTCAAGAATTTTGGCGAACTGGAAACCTACGCCCTGCTGCGCAGCGATGTTCCAATCCGCTTCAAGATCGAACGCGACAAGCAAACCCTCGAACTGGTGGCGACCCCGGCCCTGGTTGAGGTCTCAGATGGTTTCGGCGGCAGCCAGAAGGCCGGGGAGCTCGGCTTTGGCGCTCCGCCTCTGATCGCCAATGTGGAACCAGGCTCGGCCGCTGATAAGGCTGGGCTGCGCCGCGGGGACCTTGTGCAGAAGGCTGATGGCGCTGCGATCGGCAGTTTCGAAGACCTCACGCAACATGTAGCCCAGAGTGGTGGCCGCCCGATTGCGTTTGATGTCTATCGTGATGGCGCGACGATCCAGGTCCTCGCTACCCCGAGGCTCCAGACCCGGCCCGATGCGGCGGGTAAGCCCAGCACGCGCCTCCTGCTTGGGGTGGCCGGTGGGCTGCCAGCCAGCGACGTGCAGCGTGTTCGCTACAATCCGGTTGAGGCCTTGGCCGGCGGCGTGGCCCGTACGTGGGATGTTCTTGAGACCACGGTCTACTATCTGGGGCGCGTCATTCGCCTGGAGGTCTCTGCCGAACAGATCAGCGGTCCGATCGGCATTGCCAAGACGTCTGGCCAGTTGGCTCAGGCCGGTGCGGCCGGTGCGGCCGATTTTCCGTCCATGCTGCTTGGGTCAGCGGTGGCTCTGATCTGGCTGTCAGCCATCCTGTCCGTCAGCGTCGGCTTCATGAACCTGTTGCCGATTCCGGTCTTGGATGGTGGGCATCTGTTGTTCTACGCCTATGAGGCGGTTGCCCGGCGTCCGCTTGGCGCACGTCTTCAGGCCGCTGGTTACCGGGTTGGTCTTGCGCTCTTGCTGAGTTTCATGTTGTTCGCGACCTGGAATGATCTGCAGCGCCTGAGCGTCTTCAAATTTTTTGGTGGGTTGTTCTCTTGAACGGCCACCTTCCGTCCATGATTGGTCCCATGAGCAAAATTCGCGCCCACAGCGCCGCGTTCGCCACCGGTGTGGCGATTCTCTTCGGTTCGACCGCGTTGGTCGCGCCCGCTGCGGCATTCGCCCAGTCGGCGCAGACCAGTGTGGTTCAGAGAATCGTC of the Caulobacter henricii genome contains:
- the rseP gene encoding RIP metalloprotease RseP, yielding MCVKFNGTTEDEKKTDMLGFMQSAIAYIIAFPLVILVVVTVHELGHFWAAKACKVEIEKFSIGFGRAIVSWRDRDGVQWQIGWLPLGGYVRFAGDENAASVPDQQDLASLRTAIERREGQAAVSRYLHFKPLWQRAFIVVAGPLANFVLAIVLFAALLGVFGETVRRPVISGVNAGSPAAAAGFRQGDVILSADGRTVKNFGELETYALLRSDVPIRFKIERDKQTLELVATPALVEVSDGFGGSQKAGELGFGAPPLIANVEPGSAADKAGLRRGDLVQKADGAAIGSFEDLTQHVAQSGGRPIAFDVYRDGATIQVLATPRLQTRPDAAGKPSTRLLLGVAGGLPASDVQRVRYNPVEALAGGVARTWDVLETTVYYLGRVIRLEVSAEQISGPIGIAKTSGQLAQAGAAGAADFPSMLLGSAVALIWLSAILSVSVGFMNLLPIPVLDGGHLLFYAYEAVARRPLGARLQAAGYRVGLALLLSFMLFATWNDLQRLSVFKFFGGLFS